From the genome of Acidobacteriota bacterium, one region includes:
- a CDS encoding ABC transporter ATP-binding protein, whose amino-acid sequence MSAIGSGVFDLNCYAVETFQLHKTYIRRRSLRDLVTHPFKAAEIVEALKDVNLHIEKGEIFGFLGPNGAGKTSLLKILSCLVLPTRGRATVNGVDIRKEKKVKSSIGLVTSDERSFYWRLSGIENLRFFARLYDIAGGNIKSRINELIERMDLGKVAARPFMSYSSGMKQRLSIARALLHNPPILFLDEPTRSLDPQSAINLREFVKKELNGREGKTILLATHNLREAEVLCNRIAIMSEGMVKEIGSVERIRRIGLKGRLFALEVHNLPPEVRGNYRIIREAKTSNGNILIEVSFEGNGELSSLLETIIGKGGKVISCDRIEPDLEEAFSRILRGN is encoded by the coding sequence ATGTCAGCAATCGGCTCGGGAGTTTTTGATTTGAATTGTTACGCGGTAGAGACATTTCAGCTTCACAAGACATACATCAGGAGAAGATCGCTCAGGGATCTGGTCACACATCCCTTCAAGGCTGCTGAAATAGTGGAAGCCCTGAAGGACGTAAACCTCCACATTGAGAAAGGGGAGATCTTCGGCTTTCTGGGTCCAAACGGAGCGGGCAAGACCTCTCTCCTGAAGATCCTTTCCTGCCTTGTCCTTCCGACAAGAGGGCGCGCCACCGTCAACGGAGTCGACATCAGGAAGGAGAAGAAGGTCAAATCGAGCATCGGCCTCGTGACTTCCGATGAGAGAAGTTTTTACTGGCGCTTGAGCGGCATTGAAAATCTGAGGTTTTTCGCCAGGCTCTACGATATCGCGGGGGGAAATATAAAGAGTCGCATCAACGAGCTGATCGAAAGAATGGATTTAGGCAAAGTTGCTGCCCGACCGTTCATGAGTTATTCCTCGGGTATGAAACAGAGACTTTCCATCGCAAGGGCCCTGCTCCACAATCCTCCGATCCTCTTTCTCGATGAACCGACCAGGAGCCTCGATCCGCAAAGCGCCATCAATCTTAGAGAGTTCGTAAAGAAGGAATTGAACGGCAGAGAAGGGAAGACAATTCTCCTGGCGACTCATAACCTCAGAGAGGCAGAGGTCCTCTGTAACAGGATAGCAATCATGTCTGAAGGGATGGTGAAGGAGATTGGTTCGGTTGAGCGGATAAGGAGGATCGGGCTGAAGGGAAGACTATTTGCCCTCGAAGTTCATAATCTGCCACCGGAGGTCAGGGGAAATTACAGGATCATCCGGGAAGCCAAGACGAGCAACGGCAATATCCTCATCGAAGTTTCATTCGAGGGGAATGGCGAACTATCATCGCTCCTTGAAACAATCATCGGGAAGGGTGGAAAGGTCATCTCCTGTGACAGAATCGAGCCTGACCTCGAGGAAGCCTTCTCGAGGATTTTGAGAGGAAATTGA
- a CDS encoding ABC transporter permease, giving the protein MQVLINSMIKIWAFIKRDFLTEVSYRAAFLVQMAGIIFSILVWYFISKIVPPDIAELKGLDYFSWVLIGIAFTSYLNTALNSFARKIRSEQLTGTLEAMLVTPTRTPMVIFSSATWEFIFSSFRVVVYLALGTFLFNVQVHMESLLAFCIVLLLTILSFSGIGILSASFILYFKKGDPINFFITSVMTLFGGVLFPYEKLPPYLMKISYFLPITYSLNAIRDALLKGAPLGKLQNEVLILAIFAIVIVPLSLLAARFAIRKAKEEGSLIQY; this is encoded by the coding sequence GTGCAAGTTTTGATCAATAGCATGATAAAGATCTGGGCGTTCATCAAGAGGGACTTCCTCACGGAGGTCAGTTATCGAGCTGCCTTTCTCGTCCAGATGGCGGGGATCATCTTTTCAATCCTCGTATGGTATTTCATCTCGAAGATAGTCCCACCGGACATAGCCGAGCTAAAAGGTCTGGATTATTTCTCCTGGGTTCTCATAGGAATCGCCTTTACATCCTATCTGAACACCGCGCTCAACTCTTTCGCGAGGAAGATCAGGAGCGAGCAGTTGACGGGAACGCTCGAGGCGATGCTCGTGACCCCCACAAGAACGCCGATGGTCATCTTCTCATCGGCGACCTGGGAGTTCATCTTCTCATCATTCCGTGTCGTCGTGTATCTTGCTCTCGGCACATTTCTTTTCAACGTGCAGGTGCATATGGAAAGCCTGCTTGCCTTCTGCATCGTCCTCCTTCTCACCATCCTGTCCTTCTCAGGGATCGGAATCCTTTCGGCAAGCTTTATCCTCTATTTCAAGAAAGGGGACCCGATCAATTTCTTCATAACGAGCGTGATGACCCTCTTTGGCGGGGTGCTCTTCCCTTACGAGAAATTGCCTCCCTATCTTATGAAGATATCTTATTTCCTCCCCATCACATATTCGCTGAATGCCATCAGGGATGCTCTTCTCAAGGGAGCACCTCTCGGAAAGCTTCAGAACGAGGTCCTCATCCTCGCCATTTTTGCCATCGTAATCGTTCCGCTGAGCCTTCTGGCTGCACGCTTTGCCATCAGGAAGGCCAAGGAAGAGGGCTCCCTCATCCAGTATTAA
- the icd gene encoding isocitrate dehydrogenase (NADP(+)), with protein MSNPEGKKLEFKGGKLSVPENPIIPFIRGDGVGPDIWAAAVRVFEAAVKKAYRGERIIVWKEIYAGESAFNMFNEWLPQAAVDAVKEHLIAIKGPLTTPVGGGIRSLNVALRHILDLYACVRPVRYLRGTPSPVTHPEHVNFMIFRENTEDVYAGIEWKSGTDDVMKIIRFLKEEMKKNVREDSGIGIKPISPFGSKRLVKKAIQYAIDHNRESVTLVHKGNIMKFTEGAFKEWGYEVAQEFGDKVITEMEVAEKFGGTVPKGKIIIKDRIADSMFQQILLRPKEYQVIATPNLNGDYLSDAAAAQIGGLGLAPGANMSDTIAFFEATHGTAPKYAGLDKINPGSLILSGLMMLEYLGWKEAADLIFRAMEKTISSRVVTYDLARQMEGAKEVKCSEFGSAIIANL; from the coding sequence ATGAGTAATCCAGAAGGAAAGAAGCTTGAGTTCAAGGGAGGCAAGCTCTCTGTTCCGGAGAATCCCATCATCCCATTCATCCGCGGAGACGGTGTGGGACCCGACATCTGGGCCGCTGCCGTACGGGTCTTCGAAGCCGCCGTGAAGAAGGCTTACAGGGGAGAAAGGATCATCGTCTGGAAAGAGATATATGCTGGGGAATCGGCTTTCAATATGTTTAATGAATGGCTTCCGCAGGCAGCCGTCGATGCCGTGAAGGAGCATCTCATTGCCATCAAGGGGCCTCTGACGACTCCGGTGGGCGGCGGGATCAGGAGCCTCAACGTTGCGTTGAGACATATCCTCGACCTCTATGCCTGCGTGAGACCTGTGCGCTATCTAAGAGGAACACCCTCTCCGGTGACCCATCCCGAACATGTAAACTTCATGATCTTCAGAGAAAACACAGAAGATGTCTATGCCGGAATCGAGTGGAAATCCGGGACTGACGATGTCATGAAGATCATCAGGTTCCTGAAGGAAGAGATGAAGAAGAACGTGAGGGAAGACTCGGGGATCGGCATTAAGCCGATATCTCCCTTTGGCTCGAAGAGGCTCGTGAAGAAAGCCATCCAGTATGCCATCGATCACAACAGGGAAAGTGTCACTCTCGTGCACAAGGGGAACATCATGAAGTTCACCGAAGGGGCATTCAAAGAATGGGGATACGAAGTGGCGCAGGAGTTCGGCGATAAGGTGATCACCGAGATGGAGGTTGCAGAGAAGTTCGGCGGCACGGTGCCGAAAGGAAAGATCATCATCAAAGACAGGATCGCCGACTCGATGTTCCAGCAGATTCTGCTCCGTCCGAAGGAATATCAGGTTATTGCAACTCCAAACCTCAACGGCGACTACCTTTCTGACGCGGCGGCCGCGCAGATTGGCGGACTCGGCCTGGCACCAGGGGCCAATATGAGCGACACGATTGCCTTCTTTGAGGCGACGCACGGAACAGCTCCAAAATATGCCGGGCTCGATAAGATCAATCCAGGTTCGCTCATTCTGTCCGGCTTGATGATGCTTGAATATCTGGGCTGGAAGGAAGCTGCGGACCTCATCTTCCGGGCCATGGAAAAGACCATTTCCAGCAGAGTTGTCACCTATGACCTCGCCAGACAGATGGAGGGGGCGAAGGAAGTAAAGTGCTCGGAGTTCGGCTCGGCCATCATCGCAAACTTATAA
- the mdh gene encoding malate dehydrogenase yields the protein MKKKITVIGAGHVGEHVAQRLAHKELGDIILLDIIEDMPKGKGLDMYQANPIYGSDSMVLGTNSYDDTKNSDLVVLTAGLPRKPGMSRSDLLDMNTEIVKGCSEQIKKTSPNAIVIVVSNPLDVMAYVTLKVTGFPKHRVIGMAGILDTARFRAFLAMELGVSAASINTLVLGGHGDSMVPLPRYSTVGGIPITELLSQDRINAIVDRTRQGGGEIVKLLKTGSAYYAPADACVEMTESIIKDKKKVLPCSVYLEGEYGIKGCFVGVPVKLGINGIENIYEIKLDAAEIDALKKSAAAVMEDQSRLKL from the coding sequence ATGAAGAAAAAAATCACGGTGATCGGAGCAGGCCATGTGGGTGAGCACGTGGCGCAGAGGCTTGCGCATAAGGAGCTGGGAGACATCATCCTACTCGATATCATTGAGGATATGCCGAAGGGGAAAGGGCTCGACATGTATCAGGCTAACCCCATTTACGGGTCTGACAGCATGGTTCTCGGCACCAATTCATACGATGATACGAAGAACTCTGATCTCGTCGTTCTGACGGCCGGTCTTCCCAGGAAACCAGGAATGAGCCGCAGCGACCTCCTCGACATGAACACGGAGATCGTCAAGGGGTGCTCGGAGCAGATTAAGAAGACCTCTCCCAACGCTATTGTCATCGTCGTCAGTAACCCACTTGACGTCATGGCCTACGTGACTCTTAAAGTGACCGGATTCCCGAAACACAGAGTCATCGGCATGGCAGGGATACTGGATACGGCCAGATTTAGAGCCTTTCTCGCCATGGAGCTTGGAGTTTCAGCTGCCAGCATCAACACGCTCGTGCTCGGTGGCCATGGAGACAGCATGGTCCCGCTTCCGAGATACTCGACGGTCGGTGGCATTCCCATCACAGAACTCCTTTCACAGGACAGGATCAACGCAATCGTGGACAGGACCAGACAGGGCGGTGGAGAGATCGTAAAGCTGCTCAAGACTGGAAGTGCCTATTATGCGCCGGCTGATGCTTGTGTGGAAATGACAGAATCAATAATCAAGGATAAGAAGAAAGTCCTGCCCTGTTCCGTCTATCTCGAAGGTGAGTACGGGATCAAAGGATGCTTCGTCGGCGTTCCAGTGAAGCTCGGGATCAACGGTATCGAAAATATCTACGAGATAAAGCTGGATGCCGCAGAAATAGATGCCCTCAAAAAATCAGCGGCCGCCGTCATGGAAGATCAGTCCAGGTTGAAACTATAG